GAGGATATTGACAAGGCGCCGGAGGAGAAGGAGAGGGGAATAACGATTAACACGGCGCACGTGGAGTATGAGACCGACAAGAGGCACTATGCGCACGTGGACTGTCCTGGGCATGCCGACTATGTGAAGAACATGATAACTGGTGCGGCGCAGATGGACGGTGCGATACTGGTGGTATCGGCGGCGGATGGTCCGATGCCGCAGACCAGGGAGCACATACTGCTGGCCAGGCAGGTAGGGGTACCATACATTGTGGTATTTTTGAACAAGGTGGACATGGTAGACGACGAGGAGCTGCTTGAGCTGGTAGAGATGGAGGTAAGGGAGCTTTTGAATGAGTACGAATTTCCTGGGGATGAGGTACCGGTTATAAGGGGTTCGGCGTTGAAGGCGTTAGAGGCGGCGCAGAGCGGGGCGGATGTAGCGAACGATCCGTGGTGCAAGGCGATATTTGAGCTGATGGATGCGGTAGATGAGTATATACCGACGCCGCAGAGGGATGTAGACAAGCCGTTCCTGATGCCGATAGAGGACGTATTTTCGATAACAGGGCGTGGGACGGTAGCGACTGGCAGAGTAGAGAGGGGTAGGCTTAAGGTATCAGACACGGTGGAGATAGTAG
This genomic stretch from Caldicoprobacter guelmensis harbors:
- the tuf gene encoding elongation factor Tu, yielding EDIDKAPEEKERGITINTAHVEYETDKRHYAHVDCPGHADYVKNMITGAAQMDGAILVVSAADGPMPQTREHILLARQVGVPYIVVFLNKVDMVDDEELLELVEMEVRELLNEYEFPGDEVPVIRGSALKALEAAQSGADVANDPWCKAIFELMDAVDEYIPTPQRDVDKPFLMPIEDVFSITGRGTVATGRVERGRLKVSDTVEIVGFADKPKATVVTGVEMFRKVLDEAVAGDNIGALLRGVQKDEVERGQVLAQPGSIKPHTEFYAQVYVLTKEEGGRHTPFFSGYRPQFYFRTTDVTGVIELPEGVEMVMPGDNVNMKVKLITPIAIEEGLRFAIREGGRTVGAGAVTKIIE